One Setaria viridis chromosome 7, Setaria_viridis_v4.0, whole genome shotgun sequence genomic region harbors:
- the LOC140223441 gene encoding uncharacterized protein — protein MANFIAQHCGPEVTIVEVAPWTLFFDGSSCGTGSGIGIILISPQGASYEFSLPIEASATNNQAEYRAIWNGIQLLREIKADAVEIFGDSILIINQLTGGCECRDDILRVYYEQCLQLLKEFKSMIIEHIPKDYNEDANKLDQHASGYRPICSAMALELMADD, from the coding sequence ATGGCCAATTTCATTGCTCAGCATTGTGGACCAGAGGTTACTATTGTTGAAGTGGCCCcatggactttattctttgatggGTCTTCATGTGGGACtggatcgggaatcggcataATTCTCATATCACCTCAGGGGGCAAGCTACGAGTTCTCGCTGCCGATTGAGGCTTCTGCTACCAACAATCAGGCTGAGTATCGAGCCATTTGGAACGGAATCCAATTGTTGAGAGAAATCAAAGCTGATGCCGTTGAGATATTTGGAGACTCTATCCTTATTATCAATCAGTTGACTGGAGGATGTGAATGCAGAGATGATATTTTGAGAGTTTACTATGAGCAGTGCCTTCAGTTACTTAAAGAGTTCAAGAGCAtgattattgagcatattcccaaaGATTACAATGAGGATGCTAACAAACTCGATCAGCATGCTTCTGGTTATCGACCGATTTGTAGTGCTATGGCCTTGGAGTTGATGGCTGATGACTAG